From one Fervidobacterium thailandense genomic stretch:
- a CDS encoding C40 family peptidase — protein MNLGYGMVICTVADVRKEPKFRSERIHQLVFGEVVEILEEDRGGDYVFVRDFRIDYSGYVNKNQLLKIDSETYTKYVLSKRFVKIKMPFCRTSGAIEYMLPVGSRLLCDGDGFVLPDGRYFTLLDDPSPEIDGIVELSKKFLGVPYLWGGTSSYGFDCSGFTNRMYDLFNVNLPRDSTKQEEFCEKVQEPLPGDLLFMPDHVMIYIGEDSVIHANGHGMCVEITNLLKDDYGRYLASKITKIGRPKMEA, from the coding sequence GTGAATTTGGGATACGGTATGGTTATCTGTACCGTTGCTGACGTTAGGAAAGAGCCTAAATTCAGATCTGAAAGGATACATCAATTGGTCTTCGGGGAAGTTGTCGAGATTTTGGAAGAAGACCGAGGCGGTGATTACGTGTTTGTGAGAGATTTCAGGATCGATTACAGTGGCTACGTTAACAAAAATCAGCTACTCAAAATCGACTCGGAAACTTACACAAAGTACGTCTTATCGAAGCGATTCGTAAAGATTAAAATGCCTTTCTGCAGGACATCTGGGGCAATAGAGTACATGCTGCCAGTTGGAAGCAGGTTGTTGTGCGACGGGGACGGCTTTGTTTTACCAGATGGTCGCTATTTCACGTTGCTCGACGATCCTTCACCGGAAATCGACGGTATTGTCGAGCTTTCGAAAAAGTTTTTAGGAGTACCGTACCTCTGGGGAGGAACTTCGAGTTACGGGTTTGACTGTTCCGGCTTTACAAACCGGATGTACGATCTTTTTAACGTTAACCTACCGAGAGATTCTACAAAACAAGAAGAGTTTTGCGAGAAGGTCCAAGAGCCTCTTCCAGGCGACCTACTATTCATGCCTGATCACGTGATGATCTACATTGGTGAGGATAGCGTTATTCACGCAAACGGTCATGGAATGTGCGTGGAAATAACGAATTTATTGAAAGACGACTACGGACGTTATCTTGCATCAAAGATAACAAAGATTGGTCGACCGAAGATGGAAGCTTGA